Proteins from a single region of Azospira inquinata:
- a CDS encoding EI24 domain-containing protein — MSGLILAFMRSLNTLGRGRAWAFLLAPAGIALVAWALLTIFGLERLTTLFLELPPMNWVASWGWHGLAGFMARVGAWLTLLALAYFLAIALAGAWILPWQLGWLAQAEYPRLTPLGRASLIGSTANSLWAGSLFLCGWLVTLPLWLIPGLGLILPVLWTAWLYRRTFAYEALSTHATREEWAQFRREQGQPLLLIGLALAILSPIPLVGLLAPGFGAFVYGHFALGALARLRAESAESGPTVIDGEAILIDP, encoded by the coding sequence ATGTCCGGTCTGATCCTGGCGTTCATGCGCAGCCTCAACACCCTGGGCCGGGGCCGAGCCTGGGCTTTTTTACTGGCTCCCGCCGGCATCGCCCTGGTGGCCTGGGCCCTCCTCACCATTTTCGGTCTGGAGCGGCTGACCACCCTGTTCCTGGAATTACCCCCCATGAACTGGGTAGCCTCCTGGGGCTGGCACGGTTTGGCGGGCTTCATGGCCCGGGTGGGCGCCTGGCTGACCCTGCTGGCCCTGGCCTATTTTCTCGCCATCGCCCTGGCGGGGGCCTGGATTCTCCCTTGGCAGCTGGGCTGGCTGGCCCAGGCCGAATATCCCCGGTTGACGCCTCTGGGTCGGGCAAGCCTGATCGGCTCCACCGCCAACAGTCTGTGGGCGGGAAGCCTGTTTCTCTGCGGCTGGCTGGTGACCCTGCCCCTTTGGCTGATCCCGGGCCTGGGCCTCATCCTGCCCGTGCTCTGGACTGCCTGGCTTTACCGTCGCACCTTCGCCTATGAAGCCCTGAGCACCCACGCCACTCGGGAAGAATGGGCCCAGTTTCGCCGGGAACAGGGCCAGCCCCTGCTGCTCATCGGTCTGGCCCTGGCCATTCTTTCCCCGATTCCCCTGGTGGGGCTCCTGGCCCCGGGCTTCGGTGCCTTTGTTTACGGTCACTTTGCTCTGGGCGCCTTGGCGCGTCTGCGGGCCGAGTCCGCTGAATCCGGCCCCACCGTTATCGACGGCGAAGCCATCCTCATTGATCCCTAA
- a CDS encoding competence/damage-inducible protein A, with amino-acid sequence MEVSATRFGALIIGDEIISGKRIDKHFSRLAEILGARGLQLTWAEYLGDDRARLAATLQRTFASGEAVFSFGGIGNTPDDHTRQAAAAALGVDLVLQPDAERELRARFGEETTDVRLLLGTFPRGAEIIPNPVNRIAGFMIREHYFVPGFPQMAHPMAEWVLDTHYPHLFHQNIKADKAVLLSGPNAYESALLDLMERIVATYPDLRLYSLPSMSAEGVRRHLELGVEGAPARVDAAMQDILQEVAARQLTWQWRDPVNQ; translated from the coding sequence ATGGAAGTGTCCGCCACCCGCTTCGGCGCCCTCATCATTGGCGACGAGATCATCTCCGGCAAACGCATCGACAAGCACTTCAGCCGATTGGCGGAGATTCTCGGCGCTCGAGGCCTCCAACTGACCTGGGCCGAATACCTGGGGGATGACCGGGCCCGGCTCGCCGCCACCCTGCAACGCACCTTTGCCAGCGGCGAAGCGGTGTTTTCCTTCGGCGGTATCGGCAACACCCCGGACGACCACACCCGTCAGGCGGCCGCTGCTGCGCTAGGGGTGGATTTGGTCCTGCAACCCGACGCGGAGCGGGAACTACGGGCTCGCTTCGGGGAGGAAACTACGGACGTGCGGCTCCTCCTGGGCACCTTCCCCCGGGGAGCGGAAATCATCCCCAATCCGGTAAATCGCATCGCCGGTTTCATGATCCGGGAGCATTACTTTGTCCCCGGTTTTCCCCAGATGGCCCATCCCATGGCGGAGTGGGTACTGGACACCCATTACCCCCACCTCTTCCATCAAAACATCAAAGCCGATAAGGCGGTCCTGCTCTCCGGCCCCAACGCCTACGAAAGCGCCCTCCTGGACTTAATGGAACGGATAGTAGCCACCTACCCGGACCTGCGCCTTTATTCCCTCCCTTCCATGAGCGCGGAAGGGGTGCGCCGCCACCTGGAGCTGGGCGTGGAAGGTGCCCCCGCCCGGGTCGATGCGGCAATGCAAGATATCTTGCAGGAAGTAGCAGCTCGCCAGCTCACCTGGCAGTGGCGGGACCCGGTCAATCAGTGA